A stretch of the Desulforamulus ferrireducens genome encodes the following:
- a CDS encoding L-threonylcarbamoyladenylate synthase, which produces MEKTDSITTQVWQLDPSQPDAQIIEKAAAIIKNGGLVAFPTETVYGLGAHGLSGEAVAKIYRAKGRPSDNPLILHVAEIPMAVSLSRDLPTTAQLLMKTFWPGPLTLVVPRAAAIPREVTGGLDTVAIRMPAHPVALALIKAAGVPIAAPSANKSGRPSPTTADHVKADLTGRVDALLDAGPAGVGLESTVLDLTGAVPIILRPGGVTYEQLQQVIPEVIIDPSVLGKKLPANEAPRSPGMKYRHYAPTAPVILFTGATTKVKEQLAARYRELTSQGKRVGILAAEENIPFYPADAIVLPLGTRENPAMAAASLFALLRQFEQLQVDTILAEGLDTQGLGLAVMNRLQRAASEVVGC; this is translated from the coding sequence ATGGAAAAAACAGACAGCATAACCACCCAGGTATGGCAGCTAGACCCCAGCCAGCCTGATGCACAGATTATTGAAAAAGCTGCAGCTATTATTAAAAATGGGGGGTTAGTGGCTTTCCCCACAGAAACAGTTTATGGCTTGGGTGCCCACGGCTTAAGCGGTGAGGCAGTGGCTAAAATATATCGCGCCAAGGGTCGTCCCTCGGATAATCCTTTAATACTGCATGTGGCGGAGATACCCATGGCCGTCTCCCTTAGTCGGGACCTACCCACAACGGCCCAACTGCTAATGAAGACTTTTTGGCCGGGGCCCCTTACCCTGGTGGTTCCCCGGGCCGCAGCAATTCCCCGGGAAGTGACCGGCGGCTTAGACACCGTAGCCATTCGTATGCCCGCTCACCCGGTGGCCTTGGCTTTAATTAAAGCAGCCGGGGTGCCCATTGCCGCACCCAGCGCCAATAAATCGGGCCGTCCCAGCCCAACCACCGCGGACCATGTCAAGGCAGACCTAACAGGGCGCGTTGATGCTCTGCTGGATGCCGGCCCGGCAGGTGTGGGTTTGGAGTCAACGGTGCTGGACCTAACGGGTGCCGTGCCAATAATTCTACGTCCCGGTGGAGTAACCTATGAGCAGCTGCAACAGGTAATTCCGGAGGTTATCATAGACCCGTCAGTGCTGGGGAAGAAACTGCCGGCAAATGAGGCGCCCCGCTCCCCCGGTATGAAATACAGGCACTATGCCCCAACAGCCCCGGTAATTCTCTTTACCGGAGCAACCACCAAAGTAAAGGAGCAACTGGCGGCCCGTTATCGGGAGCTAACAAGCCAGGGCAAAAGAGTGGGCATCCTGGCTGCCGAGGAAAACATCCCCTTCTACCCCGCTGATGCCATTGTTCTACCCCTGGGAACCAGGGAAAACCCTGCCATGGCAGCGGCCTCACTTTTTGCCCTGCTCAGGCAATTTGAACAACTGCAAGTGGATACCATTCTAGCTGAAGGACTGGATACCCAGGGCCTGGGCCTGGCGGTAATGAACCGCCTCCAAAGGGCAGCGTCGGAAGTGGTGGGATGCTGA
- the rpiB gene encoding ribose 5-phosphate isomerase B, protein MDKKILFVCTGNTCRSSMAEALARKIAEEMGLAGIQFVSAGVMAWPGEKASAQAIQALAEQGIDLDQHRASQLTPELVLEADLVLTMTEAHRQQILHLLPEAKEKVFTLGSYAGTNKDISDPYGSPVEVYRLCAEELTTNIKAALNKFTQNGGLKTNMKEMTLVLGSDHAGFEMKEQIRQYLQNQGITVEDMGCNSTDSCDYPDFALAVGEKIRSGACQMGILICGSGVGMAIAVNKVPGIRAANVFDPVIAGLAREHNNANVLTLGSRFLTLEKALEIVEKFLTTEFAGERHAKRVDKITAIEEKYACR, encoded by the coding sequence ATGGATAAGAAAATTCTCTTTGTATGTACAGGAAACACCTGCCGTAGCAGTATGGCCGAAGCTCTGGCCAGGAAAATAGCAGAGGAAATGGGTCTTGCGGGTATACAGTTTGTCTCTGCCGGGGTAATGGCCTGGCCGGGTGAAAAAGCCTCGGCACAGGCTATTCAAGCCCTGGCCGAACAGGGGATAGATTTAGACCAACATCGGGCCTCACAACTGACACCGGAATTGGTACTGGAGGCCGACCTGGTACTCACCATGACAGAAGCCCACCGGCAACAAATCCTGCATCTACTGCCAGAGGCCAAGGAAAAAGTATTTACCCTGGGCAGCTACGCCGGCACAAACAAAGATATCTCCGATCCCTACGGCAGCCCGGTGGAGGTATATCGTCTTTGTGCCGAAGAGCTGACCACTAATATTAAAGCGGCATTGAATAAATTCACCCAAAATGGAGGTTTAAAAACTAACATGAAGGAAATGACCCTAGTGCTTGGCAGTGACCATGCAGGCTTTGAGATGAAAGAACAAATTCGTCAGTATCTGCAAAACCAAGGTATAACAGTGGAAGATATGGGTTGCAACTCCACAGATTCCTGCGACTACCCCGACTTTGCTTTGGCTGTGGGAGAAAAGATTCGTTCCGGCGCCTGTCAAATGGGTATCCTCATCTGCGGCTCCGGGGTTGGTATGGCCATTGCCGTGAACAAAGTTCCTGGCATCCGCGCCGCCAACGTCTTTGACCCCGTAATCGCCGGCCTTGCCCGCGAACACAACAACGCCAACGTTCTAACCTTAGGCTCCCGTTTCCTCACCCTGGAAAAAGCCCTGGAAATCGTAGAAAAATTCCTAACCACCGAATTTGCAGGAGAGCGTCATGCCAAGAGGGTGGATAAGATTACTGCCATAGAGGAGAAGTATGCTTGTAGGTAA
- the glyA gene encoding serine hydroxymethyltransferase gives MFNLNQTLAQSDPELANAIQQEFQRQQRNIELIASENFVSPAVLEAQGSVLTNKYAEGYPGKRYYGGCEYVDIAERLAISRAKEIFGADHANVQPHSGAQANFAVYFALLQPGDKILGMNLAHGGHLTHGSPVNFSGKHFNFVAYGVEEATGRINYDKLREIALQEKPKMIVAGASAYPRAIDFKRISEIAKEIDAYLFVDMAHIAGLVAAGLHQNPVPYADVVTTTTHKTLRGPRGGLILCKEKYAQLIDKAIFPGSQGGPLMHVIAAKAVAFGEALKPEFKAYQQQILNNAQALAKGLMERGFNLVSGGTDNHLMLVDLRGTGITGKEAETILDEVHITCNKNAIPFDPEKPFITSGIRLGTPAVTTRGFKEADLDQVAEIIAMVLKNKDDEAVREKARSMVKELCDKYPLYA, from the coding sequence ATGTTTAACCTCAACCAAACACTTGCCCAATCCGACCCCGAGCTGGCAAATGCCATCCAACAGGAATTCCAACGCCAACAACGCAACATTGAACTCATTGCCTCCGAAAACTTTGTTAGTCCTGCGGTACTGGAAGCCCAAGGGTCGGTACTTACCAACAAATACGCTGAAGGCTATCCCGGCAAGCGCTACTACGGCGGCTGCGAATATGTGGATATTGCCGAAAGACTGGCTATCAGCCGGGCTAAAGAAATTTTCGGGGCAGATCATGCCAATGTGCAGCCCCACTCCGGTGCTCAGGCCAACTTTGCCGTTTACTTTGCTTTGCTGCAACCGGGGGATAAAATTCTGGGCATGAATCTGGCTCACGGTGGCCATCTAACCCATGGTAGTCCGGTCAACTTTTCCGGCAAACACTTTAATTTTGTAGCCTACGGTGTAGAGGAAGCTACTGGGCGGATCAACTACGATAAACTAAGAGAAATTGCCCTGCAGGAAAAACCCAAAATGATTGTGGCCGGCGCCAGCGCCTATCCTCGGGCCATCGACTTTAAGAGAATCAGTGAAATTGCCAAAGAAATTGATGCCTACCTGTTTGTGGATATGGCCCATATCGCCGGGCTGGTGGCAGCGGGACTGCACCAAAACCCTGTACCCTATGCCGACGTGGTCACCACCACCACCCATAAGACTCTGCGTGGCCCCCGGGGCGGCCTGATTCTTTGCAAAGAAAAGTACGCTCAACTTATTGATAAGGCTATCTTTCCGGGCAGCCAGGGTGGTCCCCTGATGCATGTAATTGCTGCCAAGGCAGTGGCCTTTGGTGAGGCCTTAAAACCCGAATTCAAAGCCTATCAACAGCAAATCCTCAACAACGCCCAGGCCCTGGCCAAGGGACTGATGGAACGGGGCTTTAACCTGGTCTCCGGCGGAACCGATAACCACCTCATGCTGGTTGACCTCAGAGGCACCGGCATTACCGGCAAAGAAGCGGAAACCATTCTGGACGAAGTGCATATTACCTGCAACAAAAATGCCATTCCCTTTGACCCGGAAAAACCCTTCATCACCAGCGGCATCCGCCTGGGTACCCCGGCAGTAACCACCCGTGGCTTTAAGGAAGCGGATCTTGACCAAGTGGCCGAAATTATCGCCATGGTCCTGAAGAACAAAGACGACGAAGCAGTTCGTGAAAAAGCCCGCAGCATGGTGAAGGAACTGTGTGACAAGTATCCGCTATATGCTTAG
- a CDS encoding ATP synthase subunit I: protein MLGAQIIPNLEVQLKRTVKSTAIIVAFMALALILDLQNGVYQGLFIGSLISLQNAILLSKRIKKASTMKDVGKAISYMRRGLFIRLIIIMATLWLSIRIPSVSVNATAVGLFVAPVMSVSDFIITLIKESHLKQNALNNNKVNQFQREGGENA, encoded by the coding sequence ATGCTGGGCGCTCAAATCATACCGAACTTAGAGGTCCAACTAAAAAGAACTGTCAAGTCCACGGCCATCATTGTTGCTTTCATGGCTTTGGCTTTAATTTTGGATTTGCAAAATGGTGTATATCAGGGGCTTTTTATAGGTTCCCTTATAAGTTTACAGAATGCTATTCTGTTAAGTAAAAGAATTAAAAAAGCCTCCACCATGAAGGATGTAGGCAAAGCAATTTCATATATGCGCAGGGGCTTGTTTATCCGCCTGATCATTATTATGGCCACCCTGTGGTTGTCGATCAGAATACCCAGTGTCAGCGTGAATGCCACAGCGGTAGGCTTGTTTGTTGCCCCGGTGATGTCTGTATCAGACTTTATTATCACGTTGATTAAAGAGAGCCATTTAAAACAAAATGCTCTCAATAATAATAAGGTTAATCAATTCCAACGTGAAGGGGGTGAAAACGCATGA
- a CDS encoding manganese efflux pump MntP family protein, translating to MSILTLLALAVALGSDAFSLCVGIGMAGVNRRQIASISLMVLVFHIFMPLLGWYVGGFLGAKVGEAAAIAGALLLVFLGLKMIWDALKPGVEEPGFTITTTGGLLLLSASVSMDALSVGFTLGTQQVNLALAAGVIGVVAGLMTFCGLTLGKYIGDKIGDKAQLVGGLILAGIGIKLFFS from the coding sequence TTGTCAATTCTAACTCTCCTGGCTCTGGCCGTGGCCTTGGGTTCAGATGCCTTTTCTTTATGTGTAGGCATAGGTATGGCCGGTGTTAACCGCCGACAGATTGCCAGCATAAGTCTAATGGTACTTGTCTTCCACATCTTTATGCCACTCTTGGGTTGGTATGTGGGGGGCTTTTTAGGTGCTAAGGTAGGAGAAGCCGCGGCCATTGCCGGTGCCCTGCTGCTAGTCTTTTTGGGGCTAAAAATGATTTGGGATGCCCTTAAGCCCGGTGTGGAAGAACCAGGCTTTACCATTACTACCACCGGTGGGCTGCTGCTGTTATCCGCCAGTGTTAGTATGGATGCCCTCAGCGTCGGTTTTACCCTGGGTACCCAGCAGGTAAACCTCGCCCTGGCTGCCGGTGTCATCGGGGTGGTGGCGGGATTGATGACCTTCTGTGGTCTAACCCTGGGGAAATATATTGGGGATAAGATCGGCGACAAGGCTCAGTTGGTGGGCGGGCTTATTTTAGCCGGTATAGGTATTAAATTATTTTTCTCGTAA
- the atpB gene encoding F0F1 ATP synthase subunit A, whose translation MSAAAGVAHAAEEHHDMLHAVEMDLNIWNIPLFTDYDKYWNFMGLSLSPRTLIMTWIVMALVLLFAWACTRNMDLRRPGKLQATFELLWEFLGGQVFSNLGSKLGAAMMPIIVTFFIYIAFSNLLGLIPSLSSPTADKNTTFGLALIVVLLIHYHGLKANGLGGHIGHYFQPFKVFVVIHLIEEIARPVTLAFRLYGNIFAGEVLIAVLLGLININAYVFGGFIPSVIWLAFSVFVGFVQAFVFSMLTIAYVAQFAAHHEADHH comes from the coding sequence ATGAGTGCTGCGGCGGGAGTCGCGCATGCGGCAGAAGAACACCATGATATGCTGCACGCGGTGGAAATGGACCTGAACATCTGGAATATTCCACTGTTCACTGATTACGATAAGTACTGGAACTTTATGGGCCTTAGCCTTAGTCCCAGAACCTTGATTATGACCTGGATTGTCATGGCGCTGGTATTATTATTCGCCTGGGCCTGCACCAGAAACATGGATCTCAGAAGACCAGGGAAATTACAAGCGACCTTTGAGTTGCTTTGGGAGTTTCTAGGAGGGCAGGTATTTTCCAACTTAGGTAGCAAACTAGGCGCTGCTATGATGCCCATTATCGTAACTTTCTTTATCTACATCGCCTTTTCCAACCTGTTGGGCCTGATACCCAGCTTAAGTTCCCCTACGGCGGATAAAAACACGACCTTTGGTTTGGCTCTAATTGTTGTACTATTAATTCACTACCACGGTCTGAAAGCAAACGGATTGGGCGGCCATATTGGTCACTATTTCCAACCCTTTAAAGTCTTCGTGGTGATTCACCTAATCGAAGAAATCGCCAGACCGGTTACACTGGCCTTCCGTCTTTACGGGAACATCTTCGCCGGTGAAGTTCTAATCGCTGTACTACTAGGCCTAATCAACATTAATGCTTATGTCTTTGGTGGATTTATTCCGTCCGTAATTTGGTTAGCTTTCTCAGTGTTCGTTGGTTTTGTTCAGGCTTTCGTCTTCTCTATGCTGACAATCGCATATGTAGCGCAGTTTGCTGCACACCACGAAGCTGACCACCACTAG
- a CDS encoding four helix bundle protein: MVENGGCMGYRKLHVYNESYKLSLEIHRLTMKFPRHELYEIGSQLRRAAISIPLNIAEGYGRRNHKLDYRKFIINAQGSSNEVVVLLQMIKDLGYIPEEEYLSLSNSYTRLGKQLNKFIDILQQEIRSLRPQRNTK, from the coding sequence TTGGTTGAGAATGGAGGCTGTATGGGATATAGAAAATTGCACGTTTATAACGAGAGTTACAAACTATCATTGGAAATCCATCGGTTAACCATGAAGTTTCCAAGACATGAGCTTTATGAGATAGGTAGTCAGCTTAGACGTGCAGCAATATCCATACCTCTAAACATAGCTGAAGGTTATGGTAGAAGGAACCATAAACTGGATTATAGAAAGTTCATAATTAATGCACAAGGCTCAAGTAATGAAGTGGTTGTGCTATTACAGATGATAAAAGATTTAGGATATATCCCTGAAGAAGAGTATCTAAGTCTCTCGAATTCCTATACCCGACTAGGAAAGCAACTAAACAAATTTATAGATATACTGCAACAGGAAATTAGGTCTTTAAGACCTCAAAGAAATACCAAATAA
- a CDS encoding MazG-like family protein — translation MRTKNIALPRLNQLSPTMESTALKLMEEAGELAQAIGKLRGMSGEQKRCEEKEVMELITKELLDVAQTAVSMMFVLEEQYGVNIEKARAQHIEKLMRKGYLKEE, via the coding sequence ATGCGCACCAAAAACATCGCCTTACCCAGACTGAACCAACTTTCTCCCACCATGGAATCCACCGCCCTTAAGCTCATGGAAGAGGCCGGCGAGCTGGCCCAAGCCATTGGCAAGCTACGTGGCATGAGTGGTGAACAGAAGCGATGTGAGGAAAAAGAAGTGATGGAACTTATCACTAAAGAATTACTGGATGTGGCCCAAACAGCCGTTAGCATGATGTTTGTTTTAGAGGAACAGTACGGTGTTAACATAGAAAAAGCCCGGGCCCAGCATATAGAGAAACTCATGCGCAAGGGCTACCTAAAGGAAGAGTAA
- a CDS encoding D-alanyl-D-alanine carboxypeptidase family protein, giving the protein MGKLAGWLIVFLLLIVNPTTTGSQAASFNSAVFQPGSERYIVNHQEQAMDAITFIEQGRVWVPLRYLAYACGITTEGILWDPVTQSARLTLGDRELTLQVGSKQLVGQEGPWQVDTAPQIIGDRVYLPARWVASYFGYGVDWDAEKRAVLIYAFPAEKPQPPPAVDILLVNKQLPLPADYSVGELVDFQDFRFAAPVQAPLQELFAAAARQGFSLRVTSGYRSAAEQQAVFQNRASKQGLNVARATVAPVGHSEHQTGLAVDIAGTTRAYDWLAANSWQYGFILRYPKGKEAITGYAYEPWHFRYVGVPIASFMHYKGIATLEEFVFNYAGG; this is encoded by the coding sequence ATGGGAAAATTAGCAGGGTGGTTGATTGTTTTTCTTTTGTTAATAGTTAACCCCACCACCACCGGGTCACAGGCTGCATCCTTCAACAGCGCTGTCTTCCAGCCAGGCAGTGAACGGTATATAGTTAATCACCAGGAACAAGCAATGGATGCCATTACCTTTATTGAGCAGGGTCGGGTTTGGGTACCCCTTCGTTACCTGGCCTATGCCTGCGGTATAACCACGGAGGGGATTCTTTGGGACCCGGTCACCCAATCTGCGCGGCTAACCCTGGGAGATAGGGAGCTCACTTTACAGGTGGGCAGTAAGCAACTGGTTGGTCAGGAAGGGCCCTGGCAGGTTGACACAGCACCGCAAATTATAGGCGACAGAGTTTACTTGCCCGCCCGCTGGGTGGCTAGCTATTTTGGCTATGGGGTGGATTGGGATGCTGAAAAGAGAGCGGTACTGATCTATGCCTTCCCCGCAGAGAAACCTCAACCACCACCGGCGGTTGATATCCTCTTGGTTAATAAACAATTACCCCTCCCCGCAGATTATTCGGTGGGGGAATTGGTTGATTTCCAAGATTTTCGGTTTGCTGCCCCCGTGCAAGCACCACTGCAAGAATTATTTGCCGCTGCTGCCCGGCAAGGGTTCTCTCTGCGGGTAACCTCCGGTTACAGATCGGCCGCCGAACAGCAGGCTGTTTTCCAGAATCGGGCCAGTAAACAGGGGTTAAATGTGGCCCGCGCCACCGTTGCCCCGGTGGGACATAGTGAGCACCAAACCGGCCTGGCCGTTGATATTGCCGGAACTACCCGGGCCTATGACTGGTTGGCAGCAAACAGCTGGCAATACGGGTTCATCCTGCGCTACCCCAAGGGCAAAGAAGCAATCACCGGCTATGCCTATGAACCCTGGCATTTCCGCTATGTAGGGGTACCCATTGCCTCCTTTATGCATTACAAAGGTATTGCTACACTGGAGGAGTTTGTTTTTAATTATGCCGGGGGATAG
- a CDS encoding nickel/cobalt transporter → MDFWLYFFSALGIGALHALEPGHGKSIMGAYLIMSRGRSRDAVLLGLISAITHTMVIVVLAVLAHSATALAMSNTSLPQERMENWLKLVSGVIIALVGLRMVIRKTTTCSCGCGQAQHLGPWGKQPQPKGNLLDILLLGFTNGLMPCPSALAVLLLSVSSGALLSGLALVFAFGIGGAVALVTIGLVFVKLSSWAGGLFDRGIGRFLPKLSGLLIFAIGGFTTYGAALKL, encoded by the coding sequence ATGGACTTCTGGCTCTATTTTTTTTCAGCTCTGGGTATCGGGGCTTTACATGCCTTGGAGCCGGGACATGGTAAGAGTATTATGGGGGCCTATTTAATTATGTCCCGGGGGCGTTCCCGAGATGCGGTTTTGTTGGGACTAATATCAGCTATTACCCACACCATGGTGATTGTGGTGCTGGCTGTGCTGGCCCATTCCGCCACCGCCCTGGCCATGTCCAATACCTCCCTCCCCCAGGAAAGGATGGAGAACTGGCTAAAACTAGTATCCGGTGTGATCATTGCCCTGGTGGGGCTGCGCATGGTGATCCGGAAGACCACCACCTGCAGTTGTGGCTGTGGTCAGGCCCAGCATCTTGGTCCCTGGGGCAAGCAGCCGCAACCCAAGGGGAACTTGTTGGATATTCTCTTACTGGGCTTTACCAACGGCTTAATGCCCTGCCCCAGTGCCTTGGCCGTGCTGTTGCTATCAGTGAGCAGCGGTGCTTTATTAAGCGGCTTGGCCCTGGTGTTCGCCTTTGGTATAGGTGGGGCAGTGGCTCTGGTTACCATTGGCCTGGTCTTTGTTAAATTATCCTCCTGGGCCGGAGGACTGTTTGATCGCGGTATCGGCAGATTCCTGCCCAAGTTAAGCGGCCTGTTGATTTTTGCCATAGGTGGCTTCACCACCTACGGAGCTGCGCTAAAACTGTAG
- the atpE gene encoding F0F1 ATP synthase subunit C, translating into MEVGAAAAIATGLAVGLGALGAAVGDGICTGKAIESIARQPEAKGTIQTTMFISVGLIESIPIIAVVLAFMLFGKLG; encoded by the coding sequence ATGGAAGTAGGAGCTGCTGCTGCTATTGCAACTGGCTTAGCTGTAGGTTTAGGTGCTCTGGGTGCTGCTGTTGGTGATGGTATTTGTACTGGTAAAGCCATTGAGTCCATCGCTCGTCAACCCGAAGCTAAAGGTACTATCCAAACCACCATGTTTATCTCTGTAGGTCTAATCGAATCTATCCCCATTATCGCCGTTGTACTCGCCTTCATGTTGTTTGGTAAACTTGGTTAA
- the wecB gene encoding non-hydrolyzing UDP-N-acetylglucosamine 2-epimerase, whose translation MLKVLTVFGTRPEAIKMAPLVQELNRRTDKIQSLVAVTAQHREMLDQVLDLFHIVPNYDLNIMQAGQTLYDVTTRALNGLKDVLIDCNPDLVLVHGDTTTTFVAALAAYYRQIPVGHVEAGLRTHNKYSPFPEEMNRHLTGALAEYHFAPTQQAMQNLLKENVKIDNIFVTGNTVIDALKATVKENYVFSEPLLNKIDFGNRRVLLVTTHRRENLGEPMRAIYQALKEIVETHPDVEIVFPVHMNPAVRRVVYEVLGNLPRVHLIEPLQYEPFINLMQRCYLVLTDSGGLQEEAPSLGKPVLVLRDTTERPEAVEAGTVKLVGTDRQIVLSVTNELLNNAKAYQSMAEAVNPYGDGLASKRIADFICHKFNLSDELPQEFLAIK comes from the coding sequence ATGCTCAAAGTACTAACTGTCTTCGGCACCCGTCCCGAAGCTATCAAAATGGCGCCACTGGTACAGGAACTGAACAGACGAACGGACAAAATCCAATCCCTGGTGGCGGTAACTGCCCAACACAGGGAAATGCTGGACCAAGTGCTGGATTTGTTCCACATAGTGCCAAACTACGATCTCAACATTATGCAAGCAGGCCAAACTCTCTATGATGTCACTACCCGTGCCTTAAATGGCCTGAAAGATGTTCTGATAGACTGCAACCCGGACTTGGTGCTGGTGCACGGTGACACCACCACCACCTTTGTGGCTGCCCTGGCCGCCTACTACCGCCAAATTCCGGTGGGCCATGTGGAGGCGGGGTTGCGCACCCATAACAAATACTCCCCCTTTCCGGAAGAAATGAACCGACACCTTACCGGAGCTTTGGCGGAGTACCATTTTGCCCCTACGCAGCAAGCTATGCAAAATTTATTGAAGGAAAATGTCAAAATTGATAACATTTTTGTCACTGGCAACACCGTTATTGATGCGTTAAAAGCTACGGTAAAAGAAAATTATGTATTTTCCGAACCACTTTTGAATAAGATAGATTTTGGTAACAGGCGAGTGCTTTTGGTCACCACTCACCGCCGGGAAAACCTGGGCGAACCCATGCGGGCCATCTATCAAGCTCTCAAAGAAATCGTAGAAACCCACCCGGATGTGGAAATTGTTTTCCCTGTGCATATGAATCCAGCGGTACGCCGGGTGGTTTATGAGGTATTAGGCAACCTGCCTCGGGTACATCTTATTGAGCCCTTGCAGTACGAGCCCTTTATTAACCTAATGCAGCGCTGCTATCTGGTGCTGACGGATTCCGGTGGGCTGCAAGAGGAAGCGCCCTCCCTGGGCAAGCCGGTACTGGTTCTCCGTGACACCACGGAAAGACCGGAAGCTGTGGAGGCTGGCACGGTAAAATTAGTAGGCACGGATCGGCAGATTGTGCTGTCAGTCACAAACGAATTACTGAATAATGCCAAAGCTTACCAATCCATGGCCGAGGCAGTTAATCCCTACGGCGATGGATTAGCCTCCAAAAGGATTGCAGACTTTATTTGCCATAAATTTAATCTATCAGATGAACTGCCCCAGGAATTTTTAGCCATAAAATAA
- a CDS encoding AtpZ/AtpI family protein yields the protein MTKNSKGSPLRAFALASTIGVEIAIATVVGFQVGQWLDSKFHTDPWLMLAGLLLGMAAGMWGVIHTLETFRQKDRE from the coding sequence ATGACTAAAAATTCTAAAGGATCCCCATTAAGAGCCTTTGCGCTCGCATCAACTATAGGTGTAGAAATTGCCATTGCCACCGTTGTCGGTTTCCAAGTCGGGCAATGGTTGGACAGCAAGTTTCATACAGACCCCTGGCTTATGCTGGCAGGTCTGTTGCTTGGTATGGCTGCGGGTATGTGGGGGGTCATCCATACCTTGGAAACCTTCCGCCAAAAGGACAGGGAGTGA
- a CDS encoding deoxycytidylate deaminase produces MSRPSWSEYFMEITRVVATRSTCLRRKVGAVIVKDNRILATGYNGAPAGLTHCLEIGCLREKLGVPSGQRHELCRALHAEQNAIIQAAVHGTAIKGSVIYVTNQPCVMCTKMIVNAGIQKVIYSGDYPDQLSLEIFQEAGVELVRLGQGQS; encoded by the coding sequence ATGTCCCGCCCTTCCTGGTCTGAATACTTTATGGAAATTACTCGGGTGGTTGCCACTCGCTCCACCTGTTTACGCCGCAAAGTAGGTGCGGTGATTGTGAAAGACAACCGAATTCTAGCCACCGGCTATAACGGCGCTCCGGCGGGATTGACCCACTGCCTGGAAATCGGTTGTCTGCGTGAGAAACTAGGTGTCCCCTCGGGCCAACGCCACGAGCTATGCCGCGCCCTTCATGCCGAGCAAAATGCCATCATCCAGGCAGCGGTACATGGAACAGCCATAAAAGGGAGCGTTATTTATGTAACTAACCAACCCTGCGTCATGTGTACCAAAATGATTGTGAACGCGGGTATTCAAAAGGTTATCTACAGCGGTGACTACCCCGACCAACTATCCCTGGAGATTTTTCAGGAAGCCGGAGTAGAATTAGTTCGTCTGGGCCAAGGCCAGAGCTAG